The Globicephala melas chromosome 13, mGloMel1.2, whole genome shotgun sequence genome includes a region encoding these proteins:
- the DTX1 gene encoding E3 ubiquitin-protein ligase DTX1 isoform X1 yields the protein MSRPGQGVMMPVNGLGFPPQNVARVVVWEWLNEHSRWRPYTATVCHHIENVLKEDARGSVVLGQVDAQLVPYIIDLQSMHQFRQDTGTMRPVRRNFYDPSSAPGKGIVWEWENDGGAWTAYDMDICITIQNAYEKQHPWLDLSSLGFCYLIYFNSMSQMNRQTRRRRRLRRRLDLAYPLTVGSIPKSQSWPVGASSGQPCSCQQCLLVNSTRAASNAILASQRRKAPPAPPPPQPPPGGPAGTLTVRPSATFAGAALWAAPAAGPAEPAQPLSASPRSPSVPSGAPTPGQNNLNRPGPQRATSVSARASIPPGLFSSPLRVPALPVKNLNGTGPVHPALAGMTGILLCAAGLPVCLTRAPKPILHPPPVSKSDVKPVPGVPGVCRKTKKKHLKKSKNPEDVVRRYMQKVKNPPDEDCTICMERLVTASGYEGVLRHKGVRPELVGRLGRCGHMYHLLCLVAMYSNGNKDGSLQCPTCKAIYGEKTGTQPPGKMEFHLIPHSLPGFADTQTIRIVYDIPTGIQGPEHPNPGKKFTARGFPRHCYLPNNEKGRKVLRLLITAWERRLIFTIGTSNTTGESDTVVWNEIHHKTEFGSNLTGHGYPDASYLDNVLAELTAQGVSEAVAKA from the exons ATGTCACGACCAGGCCAGGGTGTGATGATGCCCGTGAACGGGCTGGGCTTCCCACCGCAGAATGTAGCCCGGGTGGTGGTGTGGGAGTGGCTGAATGAGCACAGCCGCTGGCGGCCCTACACAGCCACCGTGTGCCACCACATCGAGAACGTGCTCAAGGAGGATGCCCGTGGTTCTGTGGTCCTGGGGCAAGTGGATGCCCAGCTGGTGCCCTACATCATCGACCTGCAGTCCATGCACCAGTTTCGCCAGGACACAG GCACCATGCGGCCGGTGCGGCGCAACTTCTACGACCCGTCGTCGGCGCCGGGCAAGGGCATCGTGTGGGAGTGGGAGAACGACGGCGGCGCGTGGACGGCCTACGACATGGACATCTGCATCACCATCCAGAACGCCTACGAGAAGCAGCACCCGTGGCTCGACCTCTCGTCGCTCGGCTTCTGCTACCTCATCTACTTCAACAGCATGTCGCAGATGAACCGCCAGACGCGCCGGCGCCGCCGCCTGCGCCGCCGCCTGGACCTCGCCTACCCGCTCACCGTCGGCTCCATCCCCAAGTCGCAGTCGTGGCCCGTGGGCGCCAGCTCGGGCCAGCCCTGCTCGTGCCAGCAGTGCCTGCTGGTCAACAGCACGCGCGCCGCTTCCAACGCCATCTTGGCTTCGCAGCGCCGCAAGGCGCCCCCCGCGCCCCCGCCGCCCCAGCCGCCGCCCGGAGGACCAGCGGGCACGCTCACCGTGCGCCCCAGCGCCACCTTCGCAGGCGCCGCGCTCTGGGCCGCGCCCGCCGCCGGCCCCGCCGAGCCCGCGCAGCCCCTCAGCGCGTCCCCGCGGAGCCCGAGCGTCCCCAGCGGCGCGCCCACCCCGGGGCAGAACAACCTCAACCGGCCCGGGCCCCAGCGCGCCACCAGCGTGAGCGCACGCGCCTCCATCCCGCCGGG cctcttctcttctcccctcagGGTCCCTGCGCTCCCGGTGAAGAACTTGAATGGTACGGGGCCAGTCCACCCGGCCCTGGCAG GGATGACCGGGATCCTGCTCTGCGCTGCGGGGCTGCCCGTGTGCCTGACGCGGGCCCCCAAGCCCATCCTGCACCCACCGCCCGTGAGCAAGAGCGACGTGAAGCCCGTGCCAGGCGTGCCCGGGGTGTGCCGCAAGACCAAGAAGAAGCACCTCAAGAAGA GTAAGAACCCTGAGGATGTGGTCCGAAGGTACATGCAGAAGGTGAAGAACCCACCTGATGAG gactgTACCATCTGCATGGAGCGGCTGGTCACAGCCTCCGGCTACGAGGGCGTGCTTCGGCACAAGGGCGTGCGACCTGAGCTCGTGGGCCGCCTGGGCCGCTGTGGCCACATGTACCACCTGCTGTGCCTCGTGGCCATGTACTCCAATGGCAACAAG gatgGCAGCCTGCAGTGCCCCACCTGCAAGGCCATCTATGGGGAGAAGACGGGCACTCAGCCACCCGGGAAGATGGAGTTTCACCTCATCCCCCACTCGCTGCCTGGCTTCGCTGACACCCAGACCATCCGCATCGTCTACGACATCCCCACAGGCATCCAG GGCCCCGAGCACCCCAACCCAGGCAAGAAGTTCACTGCAAGAGGCTTCCCACGCCACTGCTATCTGCCCAACAACGAGAAGGGCCGGAAG GTGCTGAGGCTGCTCATCACCGCCTGGGAGCGGAGACTTATCTTCACCATCGGCACATCCAACACCACGGGCGAGTCGGACACCGTGGTGTGGAACGAGATCCACCACAAGACCGAGTTTGGATCCAACCTCACGGGCCACGGCTACCCAGACGCTAGCTACCTAGACAACGTGCTGGCAGAGCTCACAGCCCAGGGTGTGTCCGAGGCTGTGGCCAAGGCCTGA
- the DTX1 gene encoding E3 ubiquitin-protein ligase DTX1 isoform X2 produces MSRPGQGVMMPVNGLGFPPQNVARVVVWEWLNEHSRWRPYTATVCHHIENVLKEDARGSVVLGQVDAQLVPYIIDLQSMHQFRQDTGTMRPVRRNFYDPSSAPGKGIVWEWENDGGAWTAYDMDICITIQNAYEKQHPWLDLSSLGFCYLIYFNSMSQMNRQTRRRRRLRRRLDLAYPLTVGSIPKSQSWPVGASSGQPCSCQQCLLVNSTRAASNAILASQRRKAPPAPPPPQPPPGGPAGTLTVRPSATFAGAALWAAPAAGPAEPAQPLSASPRSPSVPSGAPTPGQNNLNRPGPQRATSVSARASIPPGVPALPVKNLNGTGPVHPALAGMTGILLCAAGLPVCLTRAPKPILHPPPVSKSDVKPVPGVPGVCRKTKKKHLKKSKNPEDVVRRYMQKVKNPPDEDCTICMERLVTASGYEGVLRHKGVRPELVGRLGRCGHMYHLLCLVAMYSNGNKDGSLQCPTCKAIYGEKTGTQPPGKMEFHLIPHSLPGFADTQTIRIVYDIPTGIQGPEHPNPGKKFTARGFPRHCYLPNNEKGRKVLRLLITAWERRLIFTIGTSNTTGESDTVVWNEIHHKTEFGSNLTGHGYPDASYLDNVLAELTAQGVSEAVAKA; encoded by the exons ATGTCACGACCAGGCCAGGGTGTGATGATGCCCGTGAACGGGCTGGGCTTCCCACCGCAGAATGTAGCCCGGGTGGTGGTGTGGGAGTGGCTGAATGAGCACAGCCGCTGGCGGCCCTACACAGCCACCGTGTGCCACCACATCGAGAACGTGCTCAAGGAGGATGCCCGTGGTTCTGTGGTCCTGGGGCAAGTGGATGCCCAGCTGGTGCCCTACATCATCGACCTGCAGTCCATGCACCAGTTTCGCCAGGACACAG GCACCATGCGGCCGGTGCGGCGCAACTTCTACGACCCGTCGTCGGCGCCGGGCAAGGGCATCGTGTGGGAGTGGGAGAACGACGGCGGCGCGTGGACGGCCTACGACATGGACATCTGCATCACCATCCAGAACGCCTACGAGAAGCAGCACCCGTGGCTCGACCTCTCGTCGCTCGGCTTCTGCTACCTCATCTACTTCAACAGCATGTCGCAGATGAACCGCCAGACGCGCCGGCGCCGCCGCCTGCGCCGCCGCCTGGACCTCGCCTACCCGCTCACCGTCGGCTCCATCCCCAAGTCGCAGTCGTGGCCCGTGGGCGCCAGCTCGGGCCAGCCCTGCTCGTGCCAGCAGTGCCTGCTGGTCAACAGCACGCGCGCCGCTTCCAACGCCATCTTGGCTTCGCAGCGCCGCAAGGCGCCCCCCGCGCCCCCGCCGCCCCAGCCGCCGCCCGGAGGACCAGCGGGCACGCTCACCGTGCGCCCCAGCGCCACCTTCGCAGGCGCCGCGCTCTGGGCCGCGCCCGCCGCCGGCCCCGCCGAGCCCGCGCAGCCCCTCAGCGCGTCCCCGCGGAGCCCGAGCGTCCCCAGCGGCGCGCCCACCCCGGGGCAGAACAACCTCAACCGGCCCGGGCCCCAGCGCGCCACCAGCGTGAGCGCACGCGCCTCCATCCCGCCGGG GGTCCCTGCGCTCCCGGTGAAGAACTTGAATGGTACGGGGCCAGTCCACCCGGCCCTGGCAG GGATGACCGGGATCCTGCTCTGCGCTGCGGGGCTGCCCGTGTGCCTGACGCGGGCCCCCAAGCCCATCCTGCACCCACCGCCCGTGAGCAAGAGCGACGTGAAGCCCGTGCCAGGCGTGCCCGGGGTGTGCCGCAAGACCAAGAAGAAGCACCTCAAGAAGA GTAAGAACCCTGAGGATGTGGTCCGAAGGTACATGCAGAAGGTGAAGAACCCACCTGATGAG gactgTACCATCTGCATGGAGCGGCTGGTCACAGCCTCCGGCTACGAGGGCGTGCTTCGGCACAAGGGCGTGCGACCTGAGCTCGTGGGCCGCCTGGGCCGCTGTGGCCACATGTACCACCTGCTGTGCCTCGTGGCCATGTACTCCAATGGCAACAAG gatgGCAGCCTGCAGTGCCCCACCTGCAAGGCCATCTATGGGGAGAAGACGGGCACTCAGCCACCCGGGAAGATGGAGTTTCACCTCATCCCCCACTCGCTGCCTGGCTTCGCTGACACCCAGACCATCCGCATCGTCTACGACATCCCCACAGGCATCCAG GGCCCCGAGCACCCCAACCCAGGCAAGAAGTTCACTGCAAGAGGCTTCCCACGCCACTGCTATCTGCCCAACAACGAGAAGGGCCGGAAG GTGCTGAGGCTGCTCATCACCGCCTGGGAGCGGAGACTTATCTTCACCATCGGCACATCCAACACCACGGGCGAGTCGGACACCGTGGTGTGGAACGAGATCCACCACAAGACCGAGTTTGGATCCAACCTCACGGGCCACGGCTACCCAGACGCTAGCTACCTAGACAACGTGCTGGCAGAGCTCACAGCCCAGGGTGTGTCCGAGGCTGTGGCCAAGGCCTGA